The Candidatus Hydrogenisulfobacillus filiaventi sequence GGTTTCAATTCCTCATAGGTAGGCTACGAACATTGTGGAGCATTCCCACCATCGACCGGTATTGGGCGTTTCAATTCCTCATAGGTAGGCTACGAACGCGGGTACCCAATACGCGGTCATCGTCGAGGAAATGAGTTTCAATTCCTCATAGGTAGGCTACGAACGTGGCCGGGGGACAACCCGCATAGCACAGCTAGGGGGTTTCAATTCCTCATAGGTAGGCTACGAACGCCGGAGGGGTTCGCGACATTGGACGACCTGATGCGCGTTTCAATTCCTCATAGGTAGGCTACGAACACGATGGTCATCACCCCGCCGATGGTGACGATGCGTTTCAATTCCTCATAGGTAGGCTACGAACGGTGGCGGCCGTGGCCTTCGATCCGGATGCCCAAGGTTTCAATTCCTCATAGGTAGGCTACGAACCTATGAGCGAATGCGCGAACGCGAGATAGTGCGCGGGGTTTCAATTCCTCATAGGTAGGCTACGAACCTGAGTGTGACGGTGACGCCTTATGACTCTACCATGTTTCAATTCCTCATAGGTAGGCTACGAACGGCCTCCAGCGCCGCCAAACTGACGCCGTACCGGGGTTTCAATTCCTCATAGGTAGGCTACGAACCCGCCACCTCGATGGCCGTCACGTCTACCACCTCACCGTTTCAATTCCTCATAGGTAGGCTACGAACGGTTATGCCGCCTACTATCACCGAGCGCTGGCTGGTAGTTTCAATTCCTCATAGGTAGGCTACGAACGTGGTCACCCGCGACGCGGCCCAACGGGGGCTGTTCGTTTCAATTCCTCATAGGTAGGCTACGAACCGCCGGGTGGGATCCTCGATGGACACACGATGGGCAGTTTCAATTCCTCATAGGTAGGCTACGAACGGGGGGAAGCGCCACATCGTTGCTCAGGGCGCCCCGGTTTCAATTCCTCATAGGTAGGCTACGAACGGTGCACCCTTCGGGGCCGGTAACCGTGGCCAAGAGTTTCAATTCCTCATAGGTAGGCTACGAACATTGGCCGGAAGGGCTGGTGATGCTGGCGAACAAGGGTTTCAATTCCTCATAGGTAGGCTACGAACTCGTCCCGGTAGCCCGGGAACGCTTCCTGCGCCCAGTTTCAATTCCTCATAGGTAGGCTACGAACTTGACCCTGCCGAGTGGGGATACGCTCACCGTCACGTTTCAATTCCTCATAGGTAGGCTACGAACGGGAGACCCCAGGCCCGGTGGCCATACTGAGCCAAGTTTCAATTCCTCATAGGTAGGCTACGAACCGTCGACGCGGGCGCCCTGACCTTTTTCCGCAATCTGGTTTCAATTCCTCATAGGTAGGCTACGAACGAAAACGGCCATTGGCACGCGGTTGCCCGATTGGGGTTTCAATTCCTCATAGGTAGGCTACGAACGCTGCCATGCCTTCGCCGCCTTCGCCGCCCCTCCGGTCGTTTCAATTCCTCATAGGTAGGCTACGAACTCACCGCGTGGCGCGCGGGACTGGTAGTGGTCGCGGGTTTCAATTCCTCATAGGTAGGCTACGAACAGGACCAGGCGCTCGACCGTGCCTGGGAGACCCTGCGTGTTTCAATTCCTCATAGGTAGGCTACGAACTTGTTTCAGGTCCGGGTCATCCAGCAGGGGATGGCCGTTTCAATTCCTCATAGGTAGGCTACGAACGGTGGTGGCACTGGCCCTGCTGGCCTTGGCCGCTAGGTTTCAATTCCTCATAGGTAGGCTACGAACGTAACCGTCCGTCCGCCTCGTGCGCCCCGCCGATTCGTTTCAATTCCTCATAGGTAGGCTACGAACCCATAATAGCTCTGCAGGAAGCCGTTTTTCAAGATCACCAGGAAATGGAACGCGAAGTCGAGAAGAGCATGGTAAGAGGCGGTAGTTAGGTCTAAAACCGGTTCCGGGTTTTGGGACCCGATCGTCGATCCCCGGGGGTTTTGGGCCGATCAGAGATCGACGACTTATTACGGGATACGAAATATTTATGGATTAATCCGGGAAGGGGTCACGTAACCCCCAGGTCCAGGTACGCGGGAGAACCGGCGCGGGGCCGAAGCTTGCCCAAGGGGTTTCCTCGAGGGGTTCTATGCCGAGAATGTCCCGTGCCAGGGCTGTGCCCGCCGCGATTGACAGCGCCACCCCATGGCCACTAAAGCCGCCCGCGTACCAAATCCCGTCCTGCAGGCGCCCCAAGTGGGGTAGGCCGTCGGCACTGAGGGCAATGGGGCCACTCCAGCCATAGGCCACCGTAAGTGGCCGGGCCTGTGGGAAAAGGACTTCGGCGGCTTCCCCGAGCAACCGCCAGCTGTTCATGGGTGATCGGCGCCACAGGCTGGGCCTTCCACCGAACACCAGGGTCCCGTCAGGCATGCGTCGGAAATAGGCCATGAGGCGTTTATTATCCGAGACCGTCAGCCCGGTGGGAAGAATAGTGGCAGCGACCGCGGGCGGGAGGGGGGCGGTGGCGATCACCCACGCCTGGATGGGACGAATGTGGCCGGTGAGTTCGGGGAGCAGCCAGGGAAGGCCGGCGTTCACGGCCACAATCACGTAGGCGGCATGCACGGTATGCGCGCCAGCCGGCGTCGCTACCTGCAGTCTGGGCGCGCGCCCGCCTTCCAGGCTGTCCACCCGCGCCGGCCAGACCAGGCGGGCGCCGGCTGCCCGGGCTGCCCGGGCCAGCCCGCGGGCCAGCTTCAGCGGATGCACGGCTCCGGATGCCGGGTCGTACAGGCCGCCGCGATAGAAAGGGGTGCCAAGCTGGTTGGCCAGGGCTTCCCGGTCGAGTACGGTCAGGCGGTGATGCCCCAGGCGCGCAACCGTTTCCGCTTCCACCCGGAAACGGGCCACTGCCGCCGCGGTAACCCCGGCCTCCACATGGCCCTGTTGTTCCCAGCCGGCGTCAAAGCCGTAGCGTTCGGCCAGGTGTGGTATGGTGGCGCGGGCCTCCCAGGCCAGGCGCCAGGCCGCGGCGGCGGCCTTTTCCCCCAGGCGCTGCTCGAGGTCGGCCAGGTCGGGACTGAAGCCGGTCAGGACCTGGCCGCCGTTACGGCCGCTGGCACCAGCCCCAATCCCGCCCCGGTCCACCACGGTCACCTCCCGGCCGGCTTCCGCCAGGGTCAAGGCGGCGCTGAGGCCGGTGAAGCCGGCCCCGATGACCACCGCCTCACTGCGGGCGGGTAAGGGATCCGGGATCTCTTCCGGGCTAGGGTCGGTCGCCTCCCAATAGGAGAAGCCGGGACGGAAGTCGGGGTGCCAGCGCACGGCGGGTTACCTCCTCATTACATGCTGTGTCGGGTTAGCGGTCCTGGCCGCCGGAGTTGCCGCATGCGATGCAGGTGGCTACCGGCGGCAAGCAGAATAAAGCCTACGCCGGTGATGCTTACCCCTGTCCACCCGGCGGTGGCCCAGGCGGCGCTGGCCGCCCCGGATCCCAGGGAGCCGCCTAGGAAGTAGGCCACCATGTAGACGGTGTTGAGCCGGGAGCGGGCATCCGGCCGTAGGGCGTAGATACGCGACTGGTTGGAGATGTGCCCGGATTGGGTGGCCAGGTCCAGCACCACGGTGCCAAGGATCAGCCACGCCAATCGGTGGCCGCCCAGGGCCAGGTCCAACCATGCCAGGGCGGCTAAGGTCAGGCTGCGTCCCACCGTCCGCCGGGGGTCGCCGCGGTCCGCCCAGCGGCCTGCCAGGGGGGCGATGGAGGCCCCACCGATACCGAGGAGCCCGAACAGGCCGATGGTGCCGGGGTTGTAATGATACGGGGCCCCTTCCAGCAGAAAGGTCAAGGCGGTCCAGAAAGCGCTAAACGAGGCGAATAGGCCTGCCCCGGCCAGGGCGGCCGCCACCAGCTCGGGCTCCTCCCGGGTGAGCGGCCATAGGGAGGCCAGCATAGGCAGGTATCCGCCCTCCCGGTGCCGGGGTGGTTCATGCGGAAAGGTCAGGGCCACCAGCCCGGCCAGGAGCAGGGAGACGGCGGCGGCCAGGCCGTACATGGCCCGCCATCCCCAGGCGTGGCCGACGAACCCGCTCACGGTGCGGGCCGCCAGCACCCCCAGCAGCAGGCCCCCCATCACCGTGCCTACCACTTGTCCCCGGCGTGCATCCGGCGCCAGGTCCGCTGCCAGGGGCACAATCAGCTGCGGGGCCACGGTAAACGCGCCAACAGCGGCCGAGGCCGCCTCCGCCCAACCTAGCGTGGGGGCGCCGCCCAGGGCGGCCAGTGCCAGGCTGGTGGCCAGCAGCAGCGCGGCGACCAGCGGCCGCCGGGGCAGACGGTCGCCTAAGGGGACGAACAGCAGCAGGCCGGCAGCGTAGCCCAGCTGGGTGAGGGTGGGCACCAGGCCCAGCGCGGGCAGGGGCGCGCGCAGGCCCGCGCTCATGAGGCCCAACAGCGGTTGGTTGTACCAGAGGTTGGCCACCGCGGCCGCGGTGGTAAAGGTCATGATGCCGAGCAGCAGGCGGGAGAGTCCCGCTCCGGGCACGGCCGCGGGCTTGGGCATCCTTCCCCTCCCTTCCCCGCCCAGCGGTGGTGCGGAGTCCGTGGTGGAGTATACACGATTGCCGGCGGAGGCTTGCCCGGACGCGCGGGGCAGGCTATGAACGGAAGGGAGGCAACGGCCGGCCCGGCCGGGCCGGCCAAAGGAGGAGAACCCATGCGCAAACCGGCTGCAACGGCCTTGGGGGCCGAACGTCGGCGTCTCATCGCCCGCTATCAGGCCTTGAAGGCGGCCCGTATTCCCCTGCCGGGGGATGGGGAGGACGCCTATCGCCGTCAACTGATCGCCTTTCACGTGGGGGTGTTCCAGGGTCTGCTGACCGCCTCCCGCAGCACGGAGGACCTCAAACTGGCGGAGGCTCAGCTGGACCTATTGGAGCAGCTGGTGCCCTATTACGACCAGTCGATCTCCGGCGGCGCTTGACCGGCAGGGGAGGGGCCGGTAGCATGTATACGTTCCGTAGAGGAACCTGCATTCCCGGAATCCCCTGAGGGTATCAGCGGATGCGGATCCCGGAAAGAAAGTGAGGCGTGGGCATGGCCAAATTAGCGTTCTGGATCACCGCAGGACCCGAGTTGGAGGAAAAGGCGCTGGCGGGGCTTATTCTGGCCGCCCGCCTTAAGGCCAACCGCAATCAGGATGTGCAGGTTTACCTGTTCGGGCCCGGCGTCAGGCTGGCGGCCAACCCTTCCCCCCGCATCAAGGAGGCGCTGGACGGTTTGAACCAGGCGTCGGTCCCGGTCAGCTATTGTCCCGCCAATGCCAAGCAGTACCAGCTGGAGGAGGCTATGGCCGCCACCGGCTACCGCTCGGTGCCGGCGGGGGAGGCCATTGTAGAGCTGGCGGAATCCGGATACGAAATCGTCGGCTATTAGACCCGGGGTTCGCGACCGGCGGCCGGCCTGCAAAGGGCCGGCCGTCTTTTTTGACGCCCAGTGATCGATGCCAGAACAGTGCAAATAGTTCGATCTTAGGCTGGAACCCGCTCCGGAAAAGCCCGAAAATCATGCCAACGGAGGGGGCGGCGCTGGACAAGGCGGCCGGCGAAGATTGAATGATCGCAGGATTCGGTGTTTTGATACAATGGCCATACCGCCTAGTCAGGAGGGACGTCCCCCGGGAGGGAGGCCGCAGACGTGGACATCGACGGGTATCTCTCGGCCCATGCGCGCATCCGCGTGCTGTTGAACCGGTTGATGGAGGCTCTGGAGGCGGCAGCCGGGGTGACGACCCTGGAGGTGTACCTGGCGGACATTCACCGGGAAATGATCGAGCACTTTGACCACGAGGAAGCCCATGGCTTTCCCGCCGCCCGCAGCCACGGTTGGGCGGGTGGTAGCGTGGTGCATGAATTCGACTATCATCATCATCTCATCCGCCGTTTGATGGAGGACGCCCGGGCCAGCCTGCACACGGCTCCCGAGCGGGTGCTGCCCCTGGCGGAGGAACTACGGCGCCGCGTTCACGAGCATTTCGAGACCGAGGAGACGGCCTTGTTCCCGATCATCGAGGTGGCCCGCCGCTGACGGACCGCGACCAACGGCAACGCCCCGGGGCCGTGGCTCCGGGGCGTTGCCGATTCCGGAATGGCGGCTGTCAGCGCAGGGCCAGGACCTTGTAGCGGCCCAGGGCCGCCTCCGCCCGTGCCAGCAGGCGGCTGTTCGCTTCGGGCTGACCCACGCTGAAACGCACAAATCCGGGAAGACCGGCGGTACCCAGATCCTGAACCGGCGGGAGGTCTTCCTGCCGGAAGTCTCCCCCTGACCCCGGCCAGGCGACCGTCACGAAATCAGTCTGGGAAGGGAAGGCCTGGAGGCCGAGACGCCGCAGGCCCTCCGCCAAGCGGCTCCGCTCCCGCCGTACCACCGCCGCCTGCCGCGCGTAGTGGTCCTCGGCCTGCAGGGCGGCGCGGGCTGCCGCCTGGGCCACCCGGCTGATCAGGGCGTGGTGGAGGTGGGCCCGGATCAGATGGGCCACCACCGGTTCCGCTGCCACGGCGTACCCGATACGCAAACCGGCCAGCGCGTAGTACTTGGAGAAGGTCCGGGTGACGATCAGCTGGGGATAACGGGCCGCCCACGCTAATACTCCGGCGGGGTCCCGCCCGTACCCGTCGGTCCATTCCCAATAAGCCTCATCCAACAGCACCGTCACATCCGGGGGCAGCGCCTCCAGGAAGGCACGGATGCGGTCCCCCTCCAGCGCGGTGCCGGTGGGGTTGTTGGGGTTACACAGGACAACCAGGCTGGTACGCGAGGTCACCGCGGCCGCCAGCCCGGCCAAGTCCATCCCGCCGTCCGCGGCCAGCGGCACCGGCACCGCCCGCGCCCCGGCTGTGCGGATGGCTTGCAGATAGAGGGGGAAGGAGGGGTGGGGGACCACCACTTCCCGACCCGGGCCGCCCAGCCCCTCGATAATGTGCTGGATCAGCTCGGCCGAACCGGGGCCGCAGACGATGTGATCCGGATCCATCTGCAACCGCTCCCCCAGCGCCCGGCGCAGGGCTGCGGCGGTGGGGTCGGGGTAGCGGCTCACCGACAGGCTTTCCCGCAGGATGGCTTCGGCGACCAGGTCAGGAGGCTCCCAGCGGGCTTCCCCGGGAGCAGGCAGGCCGCCCGCCGGGGCGGCAGGCAGCGGCGGCACCCGGGCTGCGCGGGTCCAGCGGCCGATGACGCCC is a genomic window containing:
- a CDS encoding exported protein of unknown function (Evidence 5 : Unknown function) translates to MRLALRRAARISPASAFSSNSGPAVIQNANLAMPTPHFLSGIRIR
- a CDS encoding Putative MFS transporter (Evidence 3 : Putative function from multiple computational evidences; Product type t : transporter), encoding MPKPAAVPGAGLSRLLLGIMTFTTAAAVANLWYNQPLLGLMSAGLRAPLPALGLVPTLTQLGYAAGLLLFVPLGDRLPRRPLVAALLLATSLALAALGGAPTLGWAEAASAAVGAFTVAPQLIVPLAADLAPDARRGQVVGTVMGGLLLGVLAARTVSGFVGHAWGWRAMYGLAAAVSLLLAGLVALTFPHEPPRHREGGYLPMLASLWPLTREEPELVAAALAGAGLFASFSAFWTALTFLLEGAPYHYNPGTIGLFGLLGIGGASIAPLAGRWADRGDPRRTVGRSLTLAALAWLDLALGGHRLAWLILGTVVLDLATQSGHISNQSRIYALRPDARSRLNTVYMVAYFLGGSLGSGAASAAWATAGWTGVSITGVGFILLAAGSHLHRMRQLRRPGPLTRHSM
- a CDS encoding Histidinol-phosphate aminotransferase, with the protein product MGVIGRWTRAARVPPLPAAPAGGLPAPGEARWEPPDLVAEAILRESLSVSRYPDPTAAALRRALGERLQMDPDHIVCGPGSAELIQHIIEGLGGPGREVVVPHPSFPLYLQAIRTAGARAVPVPLAADGGMDLAGLAAAVTSRTSLVVLCNPNNPTGTALEGDRIRAFLEALPPDVTVLLDEAYWEWTDGYGRDPAGVLAWAARYPQLIVTRTFSKYYALAGLRIGYAVAAEPVVAHLIRAHLHHALISRVAQAAARAALQAEDHYARQAAVVRRERSRLAEGLRRLGLQAFPSQTDFVTVAWPGSGGDFRQEDLPPVQDLGTAGLPGFVRFSVGQPEANSRLLARAEAALGRYKVLALR
- a CDS encoding protein of unknown function (Evidence 5 : Unknown function) codes for the protein MRKPAATALGAERRRLIARYQALKAARIPLPGDGEDAYRRQLIAFHVGVFQGLLTASRSTEDLKLAEAQLDLLEQLVPYYDQSISGGA
- a CDS encoding DrsE domain-containing protein, yielding MGMAKLAFWITAGPELEEKALAGLILAARLKANRNQDVQVYLFGPGVRLAANPSPRIKEALDGLNQASVPVSYCPANAKQYQLEEAMAATGYRSVPAGEAIVELAESGYEIVGY
- a CDS encoding protein of unknown function (Evidence 5 : Unknown function) — encoded protein: MDIDGYLSAHARIRVLLNRLMEALEAAAGVTTLEVYLADIHREMIEHFDHEEAHGFPAARSHGWAGGSVVHEFDYHHHLIRRLMEDARASLHTAPERVLPLAEELRRRVHEHFETEETALFPIIEVARR
- a CDS encoding putative oxidoreductase OrdL (Evidence 3 : Putative function from multiple computational evidences), yielding MRWHPDFRPGFSYWEATDPSPEEIPDPLPARSEAVVIGAGFTGLSAALTLAEAGREVTVVDRGGIGAGASGRNGGQVLTGFSPDLADLEQRLGEKAAAAAWRLAWEARATIPHLAERYGFDAGWEQQGHVEAGVTAAAVARFRVEAETVARLGHHRLTVLDREALANQLGTPFYRGGLYDPASGAVHPLKLARGLARAARAAGARLVWPARVDSLEGGRAPRLQVATPAGAHTVHAAYVIVAVNAGLPWLLPELTGHIRPIQAWVIATAPLPPAVAATILPTGLTVSDNKRLMAYFRRMPDGTLVFGGRPSLWRRSPMNSWRLLGEAAEVLFPQARPLTVAYGWSGPIALSADGLPHLGRLQDGIWYAGGFSGHGVALSIAAGTALARDILGIEPLEETPWASFGPAPVLPRTWTWGLRDPFPD